Below is a window of Pochonia chlamydosporia 170 chromosome 7, whole genome shotgun sequence DNA.
CATTGTTCTGTACAAAGTTTTGCCCGTGCGAGAAtggttgctgatgatgcACAGGAGGGGACTGCTGAGATTGACGCGAGAAGGCTTGATCTTGCTGGAAACCAGCTTGCAAACCATCGAAATGTTGGACCTGTGGATGGTTGTGCTGATTGGTGGCACGAGAATGAAGTTGATTCGAATTATATTGAGGCGCTGTAGAATTAAAAGTCGACTCATGCTGAGCAGGGAATTGAAAATCATGTTGTTGAAAGTTTTGTGCGTGTCCATGGGGATGGTTCTGCACCTGATTCAAGTTCAGGgtgcctttgccttgttgCCCATAGATGTCGGTGTGCAAATTATTGAACGCTGGATCAATCACGTCTGGTCCAGCTTGACTGAACTGCTGGTTCAAACCTAGAGCGCCATGGGTACCGTGGAAGTCGGCTTCACCTTGCGGGTGATGCAAGCTGCCACCAAGGAAGGCATCGCCCTGGTGCGGCGTGGGATTGAAGAAGTTTTGTGCATGTGCATCTTGGGGACTGCTGATGTGTGGAAACGAGCCAGCGTGATCAGCCACAGACTGTTGCCAAGCCTGATTAGGATCGAACtggccatcttggcctcCATATGAGAATCCTCCTTGCCATGAAGTTTGCCCTCCTGTGCCGTTCTGGCCCGAACCGGGCCAGGACTGCATTTTATGTGGATTTCAGCCGTCGCCCAAACATGCAATGACGAGGAAGAGCGAGGCTGTAAAAACAAAACTCTAAAGCTACCAGGGCATGTTAGTGAGAACCACCGACCTAGGTGAACACGCGTTGGGATGTGGGAATGTGgccatcaagatcaagagAATGAAGTCGACAGATGCACGTCCAAAACCACATAATCGATGGCTGTTGGTTGGAGGGAAGGGGTTCGTTTGTGGAGGGAGCTGGTGCATCTGGCAAGGGCAGAGGTCAAGTACTTACTGGTGGAATTCCTATGGCAGGTGACCTCGAGGACAGCAGGAGGTGTTAGCGGTAGAATGTCGGCAGACAATGTTGGCTGGCTCCACTTCGGGCACTAGTCCACAAACAGAGATCACGCAGggatttggatggatggctcGAGGACGGTCGGCGGACAGTGGCAGATGTGTGCCCGCCAGGACAATCTATTTGGGAACAAATATTAGTACCAAGTCAAATTTCTTTCTGGACGGCGACGTGAATGGAGAAGTATGCAGTCCCAGGGTATTTCAGGTGTgaatgttgatggtgagcTTTGAGTGTGCCAGTGGCAGCGAGATGTTGATTAGCCGACTGGGCTACACCAGGCTGAattgccatttccatcacaAGGCGGCTGTGCTTGGTGAAGATCGACGGCATCTTCGTCTTGAACACATGCGCGTGCGCGTGTCGACGACCCAGTACTGCGAATATGCCATATGCCACAATGGCAATTCTTGTCCGGATCGACGCAGACATTGTGGAAGAAAGGCGAAAATTCCCGTTCCTGGCAGCGGCAAGTTTTGACGTTGCGCCTGCAGTAGCTCTCTGCTCGGCTGCTGTAGAATCTCAAAAGTGCGTGCCAATGGGAACCAGACGTGGTCAACTCTGAGCTCTTTCAATGCAATCCTCCGGGTCCAAACGCAAAAACGCGAAGGACTTTAACTTTTCCATCATGAGATTGACTCTTTTTATCACATTCATCTCAAGACGCAACCTGGTGACCAGGTCGTGGCCCAAGACACGTGATACGTGCCTTTGTCATGGCTCTTCTGCCTCCAAACTGGCAGGCAATTGCTGATGCTCTGAAATTCGACGGACCTGGCTCCAAACACTCCGTCTCTTTAAATGGCTAGAAATGACTAGACTGGTGTCGATAGTTCAACTCGCGGCTTTAACGATGACCATTTAAAAAAGGGCGGTCGCAACTCATTAATGCGAACGCCGAATCACAAGATACAGGTTGACGCGGCTTCCATTCATACTGGTGACAAATTCAGGGGTGGTTGGGCTGAGGAGCGAGAGAATCAAGTCAATCGCGCTCCGCATATCCCAAGCCCACTGATGGGTGAATGTGCTTTGGGGGAAGGGGACGGAGTAAGGGGTTCGGAGGTGAAGCATACCCAACGGCCAAAAGCGGCTTTCGCAGTGGTTTAACCTTTAATTCTTTTCAAGAGCTGAGCTGTCATGACCCTCTCGTCCTCTGCGCTGTTTACAAGATTATTGAACGCGCTTcatggaccagacgtcaTGCGACAACCTGCTGACGAGTAAGGGCGACAAATTACTGCGGCAAGTTGGAGCCTGGCgaggaaaaacaaaagacgGCACCAGATTCAAGCTGTGCCGCAGCCTCCCGATGATTACTGACGCAATACGGCTCGCAACAGATGGCGATGTGTgaagtgatgatgaagagctgTAGTCGGCGATTGAAAAGTCGACGCTTGTTTCGCGGGAGCAGGCGACAAAGCCTTGGTGTGGCCAGAAATGTCAGGCAGCAAGGCGCAAAACCTACCTTGAACGGTAAATTATGGCCCAAGGAAGCTGGCATGCGCGCCATCCAATGACATGGCAGCGccacagcccagccaaaaGCTCCTGTCCCAAAGCTCTGTGCCAGAATTAACCAAGTTCCAGGTTGACACCGGATCTTGAGTCGCTCCGGACTCCGCCAAAGTCTGTCTGATTGGGCTCTGCCTTGAGTGGCCGACGTCAACGTACACTGTGGCCACTGTTGCTCTTCGGCAGGAAGAGCTCCATGCTTGAATAAGTTGTCAACCTGgactggtgtctggtcggcTTTGCTTGAAATCGTAGCTGAGCAATTCACAAcatcagcaccatcaagtGCCCAATATTGTCGCATCGCAGCCCTGCCACTTCATTACAGCTTCTCCCCATATTCAACTTTATTTCTGTCTACTTCTTCCCTGGCCTTGGAGCGGTCGTAGCCGCGGTTCCCAACACCCCACCTCCTCCTGCTCGCTTCCTCGCTTGACAGCCAGGTCGTAATAATGGCTTCCAAAGGCAATTCGCTGCGGGATCGCCAAACTGGTAGGCACCTTACTCGCTGTGTCTCCCATATTGCTACTAAACCCAGTTTGCAGCCTCTCTCAAGAaaatcctcaacctcaacgAAGTAGTGGAATCCAATGAGTCCACTCAGCAGGCGAGCGCACTTCATGCGCCAGTTGCTCCCATACTGGACGCCGATGGCAACCCTATCTGGAAGGTGCTCGTATTTGACGACCTTGGTCGAGATGTCATTAGCAGTGTCATGCGTGTAAGCGACTTGCGGTCCATGGGCATCACTATGCACATGTAAGCTTGCTTTGTGACAACTATACAAGGCTACAGCTAACAAATAGTGTCCAGGCACATTGGAACTTCACGGCACCCTATTCCCGATGTCCCTGTCATTTACCTTGTCGAACCGAACTCGCAAAACATTCAGGGAATTACGAGCGATCTCCAAAAAGGGCTTTACTCTCCTGCTTATATCAACTTCCTCTCTTCGATTCCCCGCGTCTTGTTGGAGGATTTTGCATCGCAAACAGCAACTGCTGGCACATCTGAGAACATTGCCCAGTTATTCGATCAATATCTAAATTTCATAGTGGCGGAACCGGATCTCTTCAGCCTTGGTATGCAAAAGGCACACACGTACTGGGCCCTGAACAGCGCAACTACCAGTGATGAGGTGCTTGAAGGTCTCATCGACAGGGTAGTAAGCGGCCTTTTTAGCGTTGTTGTAACTATGGGTATGTTGTCCCAGGTCGATACGTTTTGGCCTTGCTAACATTTGTAAACCAGGCGCCATCCCCATCATTCGTTGCCCAAaaggtgctgctgctgaattAATAGCTAGTCGCTTGGATCGCAAGCTCAGAGACCACATTCTCAACTCAAAGGACAACCTGTTCTCCAACACAAGACCAGCCGTGTCGGGGACGCCCAGCTCGCGGCCGGTCCTGATCCTACTCGATCGAAACATCGACCTAACACCAATGCTATCTCATTCTTGGACCTACCAATCTCTTGTTCATGATGTTCTCAATATGAAGCTGAATCGAATCACCATCGAAAcgcttgttgatgagaacAATCCCTCCAAAGGGACTACGAAGAAGGGATACGACCTGGGCACCAATGACTTCTTCTGGGCCAAGAACGCTGGAGTTCCTTTCCCACAGGTCGCAGAAGATATTGATGCCGAGCTTACAAAGTACAAGGAGGATACGGCAGCTATCACCAGAAAGACTGGAGTTTCAGACTTGGAGGATCTACAAAATGATGCCGGTGCCAGTGCGCAACATCTCAAGGCGGCGATAACACTACTTCCAGAGATGCGAGAGCGTAAAGGCTTTCTGGACATGCACATGAACATTCTCGCGGCCTTGTTGTCGGGAATCAAGGACCGCCAATTGGACAACTTTTTCCAACTGGAAGAATCCATCATGAAGCAAACGAAAGCTCAAATAATGGAAATTATCAAGGATGATAACAAGGGCAAGGAGCCCGCAGATAAGCTTCGATTGTTCATTATATGGTTCTTGAGCACGGAGCAGGAGGTCAGTCGAGCAGACTTTCAGGGCTTTTGCAAGGCTCTCGAAACAGCCGGCGCCAATACATCATGTCTGCCCTATGTTCGCCAGTGAGTATCAAGAGCACTTTTGTGACCAGGATTGCGCTAATGTGAGATGTTCAAGGGTTCGCGCGACAACCAAGATGACGCAGCTAGCCACGATAGATAATTCCAACCAGCAAGCACCATCATCTGACTTGTTTGGCCGATTCTCTTCCATATCTACACGACTTGCAGACAGGCTAAAAGAAACGGGTGTTCCATCCGGTCTGTCCTCCAACTTTGAGTCCCTGATATCGGGTGTCAAGAACTTCTTACCAGCCGATCGAGATCTTACGGTCACAAAGATTGTAGAATCAATCATGGACCCGTCCAGTGCATCGTCgtcagccatggccaagacagAGAATTACCTTTACTTTGATCCCCGCTCTGCCAATGCTCGTGGCACCATGCCACCGCCGAGTGCTGTACGATCAGGTACCGGAGCCAACGCCCCGGGTGGCATGCCAGGCGCAGCAGGCCAAGGGCAATCGGCAACGTTTGGACAACGAAGGCAAGGATTTACGGAATCAGTGGTATTCACCGTTGGAGGCGGCAGCATGGATGAGTACGGTAATTTGCAGGAGTGGGTTGCACGAACAAATGACCGCGGGAAGAAGCGGGTTGTGTATGGCAGTACAGAGCTTTTGAATGCCAGGGAATTTCTCAAGGATGAATTGGAGAGGCTGGGTAACGAAATTCCAACATAAAAGGGCGATTAGTGTTAATAGAATGGGAGCCcaaaggtcaaggacaaTTGATAAATGCCAACATGCACATGTGTAGTGATGTACCCTACCCTTTGGAAAAGTAGCAATCAAAAACACATGCTGCACATTAGGAAGCAAAAAATAACCTTGTCCAATTAAACTCAAACTACAGTTAACCCAACATTTTAGATAGATGGGCTATGCACGTTTCCTCCCCATCAAATCCGGAGAGACAGACTCgcagttcaatgttgcgagTGCCCACCAAGCCACAGCTCATGATGGGGCGTGGACCAACCAAGGGGCCGCGATGCACGCATTGGAGGCGCCGGAACTGACACGCACCACCAAAGACCAGTGCAGCACCACACCactctctttttcttttgctcgCGTTCTTCCTCCATCACCTCCCGTAAAACCTTTCCTCAACTCGCACTCTCgctctccatccatcaaatcccCGCCGACACCACCATCCCTAGACCACGGGGACAGCGTCACTCTTACAAGTTCCGTCATATTTTCCACGAGTCGCAAAATATCATCAGCTTCATTTTCCGCGAGCGATTCCCCTGCTCCGACAGGAACCACGTTCAATCCGCGCGACAGGACCCCGTCGGTCACAAAGCCCCATCACGACATTTTGTCTCGCAATCGAATTGGGTTATTTTAACAAAGACTGGTTGAATTGACTGCTTCCAATTCAGTCATTTGATCGATTTGCGAACACATGATGGACGGATCTCCCGTCAAGGCTGAGGAGTCGGCCGACCACCGCAAGAGTGGCTACAAgtcatggaagaagaagtacCGCAAGATGCGCATCGTTTTCGATCATAAGATGCAAGAAGGCGAGGATTTACACAAGCAGGAGGACAAGGCTTCTGCTACAGTCAAGAGAATAGCCGTTGAGAATGAGTATGGCTGCTCCCCTCCCTGTCTGCATTTCGGCAATCCACGACCATTCTGATGCATCCAAGACTCATGCTAACTTACATTGTGCAGCCGCCTCCTAGATCTTCTACtcgacatcaacaactcgCCCCAGATTCCACTCGACAAGCGAGTAGATGTATCCCTCAAACCGtccgctgccgccaaggtcaCCCTGCCACTGGACGCCAAACACACGACGCAAAAAGAACAAGCCATCAAGAAACTCGAGGAGCTCC
It encodes the following:
- a CDS encoding golgi transport protein Sly1 (similar to Neosartorya fischeri NRRL 181 XP_001263034.1), which gives rise to MASKGNSLRDRQTASLKKILNLNEVVESNESTQQASALHAPVAPILDADGNPIWKVLVFDDLGRDVISSVMRVSDLRSMGITMHMHIGTSRHPIPDVPVIYLVEPNSQNIQGITSDLQKGLYSPAYINFLSSIPRVLLEDFASQTATAGTSENIAQLFDQYLNFIVAEPDLFSLGMQKAHTYWALNSATTSDEVLEGLIDRVVSGLFSVVVTMGAIPIIRCPKGAAAELIASRLDRKLRDHILNSKDNLFSNTRPAVSGTPSSRPVLILLDRNIDLTPMLSHSWTYQSLVHDVLNMKLNRITIETLVDENNPSKGTTKKGYDLGTNDFFWAKNAGVPFPQVAEDIDAELTKYKEDTAAITRKTGVSDLEDLQNDAGASAQHLKAAITLLPEMRERKGFLDMHMNILAALLSGIKDRQLDNFFQLEESIMKQTKAQIMEIIKDDNKGKEPADKLRLFIIWFLSTEQEVSRADFQGFCKALETAGANTSCLPYVRQVRATTKMTQLATIDNSNQQAPSSDLFGRFSSISTRLADRLKETGVPSGLSSNFESLISGVKNFLPADRDLTVTKIVESIMDPSSASSSAMAKTENYLYFDPRSANARGTMPPPSAVRSGTGANAPGGMPGAAGQGQSATFGQRRQGFTESVVFTVGGGSMDEYGNLQEWVARTNDRGKKRVVYGSTELLNAREFLKDELERLGNEIPT